In the genome of Nocardia sp. NBC_00416, one region contains:
- a CDS encoding excalibur calcium-binding domain-containing protein, whose amino-acid sequence MNVRQLYVSAAAAGLTLLAAPAASAGPIQIPLPSLAGTGSSAADAVLGATGSAQLAQTGSAGGAFKNCDEARAAGRAPIFRGEPGFGPHLDPDGDGFACPTV is encoded by the coding sequence ATGAACGTACGCCAGCTCTATGTCAGCGCCGCCGCCGCGGGGCTGACTCTTCTGGCCGCTCCCGCCGCGAGCGCCGGCCCGATCCAGATCCCGCTGCCCTCTCTGGCGGGTACCGGTTCCTCCGCTGCCGACGCCGTGCTGGGCGCCACCGGATCCGCGCAGCTGGCGCAGACCGGTTCCGCCGGTGGCGCCTTCAAGAATTGTGACGAAGCGCGCGCCGCGGGTCGGGCGCCGATCTTCCGCGGAGAGCCCGGGTTCGGTCCGCACCTGGATCCCGACGGCGACGGGTTCGCTTGCCCCACCGTCTGA